One Myotis daubentonii chromosome 3, mMyoDau2.1, whole genome shotgun sequence genomic window carries:
- the LOC132229204 gene encoding ubiquitin-conjugating enzyme E2 D3-like, with translation MMCVIGKPQLWDQYQDGIFFLTIHFPTNHPFQPPKVALTTRIYYSNINSNVSICLSGLRSQWSQASTISKVLLGIGSLLCDPNPDDPLVPEMTWIFKTDRDKYNRISQEWTQKYAL, from the coding sequence ATGATGTGTGTCATAGGCAAGCCACAATTATGGGACCAATATCAGGATGGTATATTCTTTTTGACAATTCATTTTCCTACAAACCACCCCTTCCAACCACCTAAGGTTGCACTTACAACAAGAATTTAttattcaaatattaatagtaatgTTAGCATTTGTCTCAGTGGTCTAAGATCACAGTGGTCTCAGGCTTCAACTATTTCTAAAGTTCTTTTAGGTATTGGATCACTGCTCTGTGATCCAAATCCAGATGACCCCCTAGTACCAGAGATGACATGGATCTTTAAAACAGACAGAGATAAGTACAACAGAATATCTCAGGAATGGACTCAGAAGTACGCCTTGTGA